In Massilia sp. METH4, the genomic window CGGCCACATCTTCCCCGGCCTCGCGATCGCGCAGACGATGCGCGCGCGCGGCTGGGAAGTGAGCTGGCTGGGCACGTCGCATGGCATGGAAGGCGACCTGGTGCCCAAGGCCGGGGTGATGATGGACGTGATCCATTTCTCCGGCATGCGCGGCAAGGGCCTCGGCCACACGATTTCCGGCGCGTTCAAGATGCTCAAGGCGTTCCGGGACTGTTACGGGATACTGAAGCGCCGCAAGCCCGACGCCGTGCTGGGCATGGGCGGCTACGTGACGGTGCCCGGCGGGATGATGACGAAGCTGCGCAACGTGCCGCTGGTGCTCGTCAATGCCGACGCGGCGCTGCTGCTGTCGAACAAGACCCTGGCGCCGGTGGCCTCGAAAGTGTGCTTCGGCTTCCCGGCCGACTTCGGCCGCGCCGCCGGCAAGGCTGTCGTGACCGGCAACCCGGTGCGCAAGGAAATCCTCGACCTGCCGGCACCGGAGCAGCGCTTCGCCGGCCGCGAAGGCCCGCTGCGCGTGCTCGTCGTGGGTGGCAGCCTGGGTGCCAAGGCGCTGAACGATGCGCTGCCGGCCGCGCTGGCCCTGCTCCCGGCTGCCGAACGCCCCCTGGTGACGCACCAGTCGGGCAAGAAGAACATCGATGCCCTGCGCGCCGGCTACGCGCAGGCGGGCGTGCAGGCGAACGTGGTCGACTTCATCGACGACATGGCGGGCGCCTACGCGCAGGCCGACGTGGTGATCTGCCGCGCCGGCGCGATCACGGTTTCCGAACTGACGGCGGCCGGCGTTGCCAGCGTGCTGGTGCCGCTGGTGGCATCGACGACGAGCCACCAGCGCGACAACGCGCAATGGATGGCGAAACAGAACGCGGCGATCCACCTGCCGCAGAGCGAACTGAGCGCGCAGAGCATGGCGGCGCTGCTGCAAACGCTCACGCGCGAGCGCTGCCGTTCGATGGCGGTGGCGGCGCACGCGGTGGGCAAGCGCGACGCGAACGACGCGATCGCACAAGTACTCGAACAACTGGCATAGACGAACCAATATAACAATGCAACACAAGGTAAAGAACATTCACTTCGTCGGCATCGGCGGCAGCGGCATGAGCGGCATCGCCGAGGTGCTGGTCACGCTCGGCTACAACGTCAGCGGCTCCGACCTGGGCAGCAATGCGGTCACCCAGCGCCTGGCGGACATGGGCGCAAAGGTATTCCAGGGCCACGCGGCCGAATACATCGGCGAAGCCGACGCGGTGGTCACGTCCACCGCTGTCGCCGCCGACAACCCGGAAGTGCTGGCCGCCCGCGCGAAAAAGATCCCGATCGTGCCGCGCGCCGTCATGCTGGGTGAGCTGATGCGCCTGAAGCGCGGCATCGCCATCGCCGGCACGCACGGCAAGACCACGACCACGTCGCTGGTCGCTTCCGTGCTGTACCAGGGCGGCCTCGATCCCACGTTCGTGATCGGCGGCCGGCTCACCGCGGCCGGCGCCAACGCCAAGCTGGGCTCGGGCGAGTACCTGGTGGCCGAGGCGGATGAATCGGACGCGTCGTTCCTGAACCTGGCGCCGATGATCGAGGTGATCACGAACATCGATGCCGACCACATGGACACCTACGAGCACGATTTCGAAAAGCTGAAACAGGCATTCGTGCACTTCACGCACCGCCTGCCGTTCTATGGCCGCGCCATGCTGTGCATCGACGATCCGCACGTGCGCAGCATCCTGCCGCAGGTGACCAAGCCCGTCACCACCTACGGCTTCGCCGACGACGCCGAAGTGCGCGCGGTGAACGCGCGTGCGGTCGGCACGCAGATGCACTTCACGGTGCTGCAGGAAGGCTTCCCCGACCTGGACATCGTGCTGAACCAGCCCGGCATGCACAATGTGCAGAACGCCTGCTCGGCCGTGGCGATCGCGCGGGAGATCGGCGTCGAGGACAGCGCCACGCAGGCCGGCCTGGCCGGCTTTGCCGGCGTGGGCCGCCGCTTCACGAAGTACGGTGACGTGGCCATTCCGGGCGGCGGAACCTTCACGCTGGTGGACGACTTCGGCCACCACCCTGTCGAGACGGAAGTAACGCTGGCCGCCGCGCGCGCCGCCTATCCCGGCCGCCGCCTCGTGCTGGCGTTCCAGCCGCACCGCTACACCCGCACGCGCGACCTGTTCGAGGACTTCGCCCGCGTGCTGTCGGTGGTGGACGTGCTGGTGCTGGTCGAGGTGTACCCGGCAGGCGAGGCGCCGATCGTCGGTGCCGACGGCCGCTCCCTGGTGCGCGCGATCCGCGCGCGCGGCAAGACGGAACCGGTGTTCGTCGAAACGATCGGCGAGGTGCCGGAAACGATCATGAACGTGGTGCGCGACGGCGACGTCGTGCTCACGATGGGCGCTGGCGCAATCAGCGGCGTTCCGGGCAAACTCATTCATTACGGAGCATCGGCATGAGCATCGCGAAGGAAGAAGCGCAATCGTTCGGCAAGGTCGGCGTGCTGTTCGGCGGCCGCTCCGCCGAGCGCGACGTCTCCATCATGTCCGGCACAGGCGTGCTGCAGGCGCTGCAAAGCCAGGGCATCGACGCCCACGCGTTCGATCCGGGCCAGCGCTCGCTGGCCGAACTGGCGGCCGAGAAGTTCGACCGCGTGTTCATCGCGCTGCACGGCCGCTACGGCGAGGATGGCACGCTGCAGGGCGCGCTGGAACTGCTGGGCATTCCCTACACGGGCAGCGGCGTGATGGCCAGCGCGATGGCGATGGACAAGATCACCACCAAGATCCTGTGGCTGAAGGCAGGCTTGCCCACGCCCGAATACGCGGTGCTGCATGACGACAGCGACCTGGCGGCGGTTGCCGCGAAGCTGGGCCTGCCGCTGATCGTCAAGCCGCCGCACGAAGGTTCGTCGATCGGTTTCTCGAAAGTGGAAGCGCTGGAAGAATTCGCGGGCGCATATGCCAAGTGCGCGCCGCTGGACGATTCCGTGCTGGCCGAGTCGTTCGTGGCAGGCCGCGAATTCACCGTGGCCGTGCTGGGCACGGGTGCCGGCGCCCGCGCGCTGCCGGTGGTGGAGATCGTGGCGCCGAAGGGCAACTACGATTACCAGAACAAGTACTTCACCGACGACGTCCAGTACTTCTGCCCACCGCAGCTCGACGAGGCGATCCAGGCCGAGATGCGCCGCATCGCCGTGGAAGCCTATCGCACGCTGGACTGCGAAGGCTGGGCGCGCATCGACGTGCTGCTGCGCGAGAGCGACAACCGCCCGTTCCTGCTGGAGGCGAACACCTCGCCCGGTATGACGAGCCACTCGCTGGTGCCGATGGCCGCTCGCGCGGAAGGCATGTCGTACGAGGCGCTGTGCGTGGAAATCCTGCGCTCGGCGCGGCTCAAGACCAAGGGATAAGACAGCAATGTGGCACGACGCGAAAGCCTTGAACGCAACCGCCAGCACGATCTTCGCGCTGGTGTTTGGCGTTTGCGTCGCCGCCGGCATCTGGTGGATCGCGCACCGGCCGATCTTCGACCTGCGCACGATCCGCGTGGAAGCGATGGAGCGCGCCGAACTGCGGCACGTAAACCTGCTCACGCTGAGGAACGGCACGCAGGGGCGCATCCGCGGCAACTTCTTCACGGCGAACCTGGAACAGGTGCGCCAGGTGTTCGAGGCGGTGCCGTGGGTGCGCCGCGCCACGGTGCGGCGCGAATGGCCGAACCAGCTGATCGTGGAAGTGGAAGAGCACGAGGCGCTGGGTACCTGGGGCGAGGATGGCCGGCTGCTGTCGGTGAAGGGCGATGTGTTTACGGCCAACCTGGCCGAGGCCGAAGAGGATCACGAGCTGCCGCAGTTCTCCGGACCGGATGGCAGCGAGAAGGAAGTGCTGTCGCGCTATGCCGAGCTGCGCAAGTGGTTCGCGCCGGCGAAGCTGGTGCCGGCGGGGCTGGCCCTGTCGGGCCGCTATGCGTGGACGGTCACGCTGGACAACGGTGCCGTGGTGGCGCTGGGCCGCGAGCAGACGCCCACGATGCTGAAGGAGCGCGTGGCGCGCCTGGTGTCGGTGTGGCCGCAGCTGGCTGCGCGCGTGCCCGATATCGAAACGATCGATATGCGCTACCAGAACGGCCTGGCGCTGTCGGCAACTGGATTGAAGATACCGGCCGAAAAGAAGAAGTAGGCCAAGTAGTACAACGAATACATACGAGCAGATAATGACAAAAGACGCGAAAAACCTGATCGTCGGCCTCGACATCGGCACCTCGAAGGTGGTGGCCGTGGTGGCCGAGGTGATGGGCGATGGCCGCCACGAAGTGATCGGGCTGGGACAGCACGAATCGAAGGGCCTCAAGAAGGGCGTGGTGGTGAACATCGAAGCGACCGTGGAATCCATCCAGCGTGCCCTCGAGGAAGCGGAGCTGATGGCCGACTGCAAGATCCGCAATGTGTATGCGGGCATCGCGGGCAGCCATATCCGCAGCTTCAATTCGAGCGGCATGGTGGCGATCAAGGAAAAGGAGGTCACGGCCACCGACGTGGCGCGCGTCATCGAAACGGCCAAGGCGGTTAACATCCCCACTGATCAGCAGCTGCTGCACACCGTGCCGCAGGAATTCATCGTGGACAGCCAGGAAGACGTGCGCGAGCCGATCGGCATGAGCGGCATCCGGCTGGAGGTGAAAGTACATATCGTCACGGGCGCGGTGAGCGCCGTGCAAAACATCGTCAAGTGCGTGCGGCGCTGCGGGCTCGAGGTCTCGGACCTGATCCTGCAGCCGATGGCATCCGCGGATGCCGTGCTCACGCCGGACGAAAAGGAATTGGGTGTAGTGCTGATCGATATCGGCGGCGGCACCACCGACGTTGCAGTGTTCTCG contains:
- the murG gene encoding undecaprenyldiphospho-muramoylpentapeptide beta-N-acetylglucosaminyltransferase, whose protein sequence is MKRLVIMAAGTGGHIFPGLAIAQTMRARGWEVSWLGTSHGMEGDLVPKAGVMMDVIHFSGMRGKGLGHTISGAFKMLKAFRDCYGILKRRKPDAVLGMGGYVTVPGGMMTKLRNVPLVLVNADAALLLSNKTLAPVASKVCFGFPADFGRAAGKAVVTGNPVRKEILDLPAPEQRFAGREGPLRVLVVGGSLGAKALNDALPAALALLPAAERPLVTHQSGKKNIDALRAGYAQAGVQANVVDFIDDMAGAYAQADVVICRAGAITVSELTAAGVASVLVPLVASTTSHQRDNAQWMAKQNAAIHLPQSELSAQSMAALLQTLTRERCRSMAVAAHAVGKRDANDAIAQVLEQLA
- the murC gene encoding UDP-N-acetylmuramate--L-alanine ligase encodes the protein MQHKVKNIHFVGIGGSGMSGIAEVLVTLGYNVSGSDLGSNAVTQRLADMGAKVFQGHAAEYIGEADAVVTSTAVAADNPEVLAARAKKIPIVPRAVMLGELMRLKRGIAIAGTHGKTTTTSLVASVLYQGGLDPTFVIGGRLTAAGANAKLGSGEYLVAEADESDASFLNLAPMIEVITNIDADHMDTYEHDFEKLKQAFVHFTHRLPFYGRAMLCIDDPHVRSILPQVTKPVTTYGFADDAEVRAVNARAVGTQMHFTVLQEGFPDLDIVLNQPGMHNVQNACSAVAIAREIGVEDSATQAGLAGFAGVGRRFTKYGDVAIPGGGTFTLVDDFGHHPVETEVTLAAARAAYPGRRLVLAFQPHRYTRTRDLFEDFARVLSVVDVLVLVEVYPAGEAPIVGADGRSLVRAIRARGKTEPVFVETIGEVPETIMNVVRDGDVVLTMGAGAISGVPGKLIHYGASA
- a CDS encoding D-alanine--D-alanine ligase, whose amino-acid sequence is MSIAKEEAQSFGKVGVLFGGRSAERDVSIMSGTGVLQALQSQGIDAHAFDPGQRSLAELAAEKFDRVFIALHGRYGEDGTLQGALELLGIPYTGSGVMASAMAMDKITTKILWLKAGLPTPEYAVLHDDSDLAAVAAKLGLPLIVKPPHEGSSIGFSKVEALEEFAGAYAKCAPLDDSVLAESFVAGREFTVAVLGTGAGARALPVVEIVAPKGNYDYQNKYFTDDVQYFCPPQLDEAIQAEMRRIAVEAYRTLDCEGWARIDVLLRESDNRPFLLEANTSPGMTSHSLVPMAARAEGMSYEALCVEILRSARLKTKG
- a CDS encoding cell division protein FtsQ/DivIB, yielding MWHDAKALNATASTIFALVFGVCVAAGIWWIAHRPIFDLRTIRVEAMERAELRHVNLLTLRNGTQGRIRGNFFTANLEQVRQVFEAVPWVRRATVRREWPNQLIVEVEEHEALGTWGEDGRLLSVKGDVFTANLAEAEEDHELPQFSGPDGSEKEVLSRYAELRKWFAPAKLVPAGLALSGRYAWTVTLDNGAVVALGREQTPTMLKERVARLVSVWPQLAARVPDIETIDMRYQNGLALSATGLKIPAEKKK
- the ftsA gene encoding cell division protein FtsA, translated to MTKDAKNLIVGLDIGTSKVVAVVAEVMGDGRHEVIGLGQHESKGLKKGVVVNIEATVESIQRALEEAELMADCKIRNVYAGIAGSHIRSFNSSGMVAIKEKEVTATDVARVIETAKAVNIPTDQQLLHTVPQEFIVDSQEDVREPIGMSGIRLEVKVHIVTGAVSAVQNIVKCVRRCGLEVSDLILQPMASADAVLTPDEKELGVVLIDIGGGTTDVAVFSDGAIRHTAVIPIAGDQITNDIAMALRTPTSEAEEIKIRYGVAKQVLADPGEHLEVPGLGDRGPRNLSRQALAAVIEPRVEELFAMVHQVVRESGYEGVLSSGIVLTGGSSIMPGMVEMAEDIFLKPARLGTPDYRGQLADVVRSPRYATVLGLLLEAKKQYLRGHIVTRQDGSVKAVWQRMKEWFLGNF